ACCCAGGAGGTGTGTCTCGCCGTGCTGACCGCGCTGCCGCGGTACGAGGACACGGGCCGGCCGTTCCGGTCGTTCGTGTTCGGCATCGCCGCGCACAAGGTCGCCGACGCGCACCGGTCCGCCTACCGCGCCCACGACGTCCCCACCGAGAACGTCCCCGACCAGCCCGACGACGCGCCGGGGCCGGAGGAACGCGCCGTCCGCGGCGACGACTCCCGCCGCGCGCTCGCGCTGCTCGACCGGCTGCCCGGCGAGCAACGCGAGCTGCTGCTGCTCCGCGTCGTCGCCGGCCTCTCCGCCGAGGAGACCGGCGACGCGCTCGGCATGACCCCCGGCGCGGTCCGCGTCGCCCAGCACCGCGCGCTCGCGCGGCTGCGCACGCTCGCCGGAGGTGCCGCATGAGCGACCTCGAGATCGCCCGCGACGACCTGGCGCTCGACGCCCTCGCCGCCGGCGAGCTGCCGGACGGCGACGACGCGGCGTTCGGGCTGCTGCACGCGCTGCGCGCCGAGCTGGACGAGGCGGTCGCGCCGGCCGCCCCCGTGGTGGTGCCGCTGCGGCCGCGGCGGCGGCGTTCGGCCACGCTCATCGCGCTGTCCGCGGCGGCCGGCCTGGTGCTCGGCGGCCTCACCGCCGGTGCCGTCGTCGCCGCCGACCGGCCTGGCGAGATGCTCTACGCCGCGCACAAGGCGGTGCTCGGCGCGTCCACGCCCACCGCCGCCGACAAGGTGACCGCCGTCATGGACCGCGCCGCCGACGCCCTCGCGCGCGGCGACCGGCCCGGCGCGCGGCGGCTGCTCGCGCAGGCGCTGGCGATGGTGCCGGCGGTGTCGGAGGAGCAGCGGGCGGCGTTGCTGCAACGCCACGCGACGCTG
This genomic stretch from Mycobacteriales bacterium harbors:
- the shbA gene encoding RNA polymerase sigma factor ShbA, with the translated sequence MSPVVDDPALVDRARRGSDTAVGDLLEQVRPAVLRYALARVGRRDVAEDVTQEVCLAVLTALPRYEDTGRPFRSFVFGIAAHKVADAHRSAYRAHDVPTENVPDQPDDAPGPEERAVRGDDSRRALALLDRLPGEQRELLLLRVVAGLSAEETGDALGMTPGAVRVAQHRALARLRTLAGGAA